In Salmo salar chromosome ssa14, Ssal_v3.1, whole genome shotgun sequence, the sequence CAGGACGAGAGCTTATCTTGTCTATATTATAACTATGATCCCACCTGAACTCGCCTGTCTTCCATCTCTGAGGACATTGAAACATtgtctctcagagagagagagatatatttaTAAATGTTCGGTCACTCGTGTATCTTGCCAATATTATAGAAGGTCTTTGTTTTAGGTAAGGAACTAGGTGAAAGGTCATCGCCCGACTGACGTAACGTCATGTGACAGAATCCGCGGCCCTGATTGGATGAAACGTGTATTTTTTGGTTGTTTGGTAGGATGAAGGCGACTCAAAAATATTTTTCCTTCACGACGCGGACGTCTGTGGTGCAACATTAGCAATGCTTTTCAACAAGGTAAATACCAGCTAATAAACAAATAACTGACATGCTTTAACgcgttttttttaaatgaagatgTATTTTCTTTTAAGCGTTGTGTATGTAGTTCCCTAGTTGACAGGTTTCTCGAGAAATCGAGATTTTTTTGTTTCCTCTCACATTTGACAGTTCTCTTGCTAGCCGAGAAAATGCAGCTAGcattaagttagctagctagctataacgTTGATTAATGCCTAAGGTTAGCGTGAAAGGCATTGGTTCCTTTCTGCGCCACATGTACATGCTAGCTTTCTTATAGATTATAGCTTTGCCGTTTTGTTGTGAAAATGTGTTTGTAAACTAGCTAGTAGACGTGACGCATCTAACCCCCATATTCAAACCATTTCAATCAACCTCTTGATGTTGTCAATTGTTGACCTAACGGTTCTGACATTCTTGTACACCTTctaactactgtagaccagaagtAAAAGAAATCCCTCTAAAAATACATTAGAAATCGTAACATTTGACGTACCTATAGTAATATGCTTGTATTCATTAGCTAGTGGGATGAGGTCTCTCtacttgtgtcccaaatggcaccctgttatgGGCCCCGGTACTGCACTACATGCGGGAttaaggtgccatttggcacgTAATCACTGTGTTGCCTTGGCCCTTGCATAACCATAAGGTTATAGTAGTTGTTGATTTGTTCTATGCCCTCGCCCCACCTCTCCTAAAGGCTGTGAGAGGGGGCGTGCAGTCTGTCCTGCGGTTCCAGAGTACCAGTACTGCAGCCGTGGCCGCTACCGGCTCTCAGAATGCTCCGTCGACAGGGTTCTGCTTTGGTGAGTACTGGACAGGGCTCTCTGTGAGCAGCCGCTGTTACAGGGCTCTCTGTGAGCAGCCGCTGCTGTTACAGGGCTCTCTGTGAGCAGCCGCTGCTGTTACAGGGCTCTCTGTGAGCAGCCGCTGCTGTTACAGGGCTCTCTGTGAGCAGCCGCTGCTGTTACAGGGCTCTCTGTGAGCAGCCGCTGCTGTTACAGGGCTCTCTGTGAGCAGCCGCTGCTGTTACAGGGCTCTCTGTGAGCAGCCGCTGCTGTGACAGGGCTCTCTGTCAATGCATACCTGTGTATTTatagacttcctgtctctctctccctccctctgactATCAACAGAGATGACAGACCAGCAGAAAGAGTTCCAGGAGTTAGCCAGGAAGTTTTCCCGGGAGGAGATTGTCCCTGTTGCAGCAGCCTACGACAGGAGTGGAGAAGTGAGTAGAAGACATCAACCTGGTGCTCAGATCTTTCCCAACCTGTTTGTATACCAAACAGTGGCATGCTATCATTGGGAATGGAGTAGCTGTCAGtccagtcagcagcagcagcttCGTATTGGACCAACATACCCTAACCCTTTTTAATCCCACAGTATCCTTTCCCCATCATCAAGAGAGCATGGGAGCTGGGCCTGATGAACTCTCACATTCCAGAGGACTGTGGTGGAATGGGTCTGGGCATATTCGACTCCTGCCTCATCACAGAAGAGCTGGCCTATGGTTGCACAGGAGTTCAGACTGCTATCGAAGCCAACTCTCTTGGTGTAAGTTCACATTGTCGTTGAGCTGTAAAAACTATAAAGAGTGATAAACCTAAGATTTAGAATCaaggtttatttttttattttttccaaGTGTTCAGGTTTTTACATAGTATAGTGGATACATGGCTAATTAGGTCTTAAAATAATCCTGCTGTGAATTGGAGGTTCATAGTGGCTGTTGGTGTGTAATACTGTCATCTTGTAACCCTGGTTCATCCAGAGTTCTTCTTAGGCTGGTGAAAGTCAGACTTTCCCTAAATTCTCTGGTTttctagaaatcctggttgaaggattcctagatttcctgcttattctggAAAACCATGGAATTGtgagaggggaaaaaaaacgtGACTGTATTTTTGCAACCCTATTAGAAGGCATTAAAGAGCTCTTCTGTTTCTTCCTCACAGCAAATGCCAGTGATCATAGCAGGTAATGATTCCCAGAAGAAGAAGTACCTGGGCAGAATGACAGAGGAACCTCTCATGTGTGTAAGTGTTCATATGAAATACAAGAAGGAATTAAGGATGTGACAAGTGTTTTCTGTTAAAAtgataaaaatataaaacaaatccCAGTGAATTCACAAATGCAGATATCCATATGGTTGTACTGCGTATGAGTCGTGGTTATGCATTGCACCTGTACTACTGTTACAGTACCTCAATACAACCTCGTGATGTTAGCATTTTACCAATTTGTCATGTAACTTCTCAAAGTATTGCCATACAGTACTTCACTGTTGTCGCTTGCCTTTTTCTGCCATTTGTCCAACTGTTAATGTTTATGAGGATGatgtaagagcgtctgctaaattacgtaaatgtagtGGTGGAGAGACAACTCCCGGTGTTGACTCTCTCATTTCTGAGTGTGAAGATTTGATTCCACTAGGAATTGACTCctaagattcagtatttttgGAACGGAAGGACACTGATTTTGATAGCGGTTCTAACGagaacacaaacactcacatattGTATAGCGAGAGAAGGGGAAGGACACAGTATAGTAGGTCCAGGGTATCGCGATACTCGTCAGTATCGTGGCCAAGGATACAAAACACGAAGCAGATTTAACTTCTTTATGAAAACAGGCCCCCGATGTTGGAAACGCACATCGTGACGATGTCATCCAGAGGAGGGATGTGGCAATTTTTGCTTAACGTTTAGAcggccattaaaaaaaaaaaaaaaaaaaatggttttccGTTGAAATGATTCTAAAAAAAATATCATAAAATTACACATCAATTGACAATGCAGAATAATTCTCCGATTTAGGAATGTATGACCGCTAGGGACAGGCGATGAAATTCAATCTACCAAATCAAATTTTTGTTTGTCAcatatgctgaatacaacagtgaaatgcttatttacaagcccgtAATTATgtacaacaatgcagttttaattaGAATTAAGAAAATagactaaataaaataaagtaagtTACACGatatttacataacaataacgaggctatatacagggtgaacTGGTAGcgtgtcaatgtgcagggggtacaggttagtccacaACCCTTTCCAGAGACAGactacaggtacagtaacatggcAATAGCAACAATAACTTTTTCAGACTATTTTAAAAAGGGCCGCATCTCTAGACGTACCTTTTCAGACAGTATAATTCTTCTCCGGCGTTAAAGGTTGTATTTGTTCCCTGACAACAATAAACATGGCTGATTTAATGTGTTGTTTATGCTATTGAAGCGTTTATGCTATTGTAGCTAGATGTTTTATTTCCACTAAACGTCTTGGTAAGTCAGGGTATTCAACAAactttttaaagttttttttttttttttattatgagaGAGTAAGTCTGCCGCAGCTAGGTCCATATTATTTGATTGACCGTTCTGGTTGCCTAGTGATGGCCGTTAGTCTTGCTTCAGAAGCAGTAATCCTTTACCATAAAATGCCTGTTCATCTCTCCAGAGAAGGTTTCGTGTCTACGTTTTTAAAAAGCCGTAGTGTAGCCTACACTAACAGACAAAAACGCCGAGGCGCCACATTCCATTTATGTCTGAAAAATAAATATAGTATGATAAGAAAATGCTGacgggtgtgtttgtgttgactGACAGGCGTACGGTGTGACGGAGCCTGGCGCGGGCTCTGACGTGGCGGGACTGAAGACACGGGCGGAGAAGAAAGGAGACGAGTACGTTGTTAACGGTCAAAAGATGTGGATCACCAACGGAGGCAAAGCCAACTGGTGAGAGGAGAAACGCACACCGCCATTTTTAAAGTGATTTGTCAATAAAGACAATCTGTCCCCATGCTGAACACATTTAATGCCCCTTTTTTGTGAAATGAAATGTTTTTTTCAATAAAAAAAGATTAGGTTTGTCTTTTTAGTTTATTCCCCAGGCAGCATGTGGTGTGATAAGACAGTCTTCTCAATGCTCACAGGTATTTCCTGTTGGCCCGTACTGATGCTGACCCTAAGTGTCCAACCAGCAAGGCTTTCACAGGCTTCATCGTAGATGCGGACTCACCCGGAATACTAGTTGGCAGGAAGGTAAGGATCTAGTGTCTCAACTATATCACTCTGTCTCGATCAACAATTCTACATCGTagtgactggatgttttttttgCTAGAACTTAAGAAATTACTCACTTGTGTGCTGCAAACTAGAGGATCTGAGATTGGCATCTGAACATAACCTATAATATTGATGTGTTTGAGTTTAACATGTTACTTgtattgtatttaacctttattttacttggcaagttcagttaagaacaaattcttattgacaatgacggcctacaggggaacagtgggttaactaccttgttcaggggcagaacgacagatttttaccttgtcagctctgggatttgatctagcaacctttcggttactagtccaccgctctaaccactaggctgcctgctggttactagtccaacgctctaaccactaggctacctgctggttactagtccaacgctctaaccactagactaccctgccaccccaatatTATAGGTTACTATAGTAACCTGTAATATTGCTGTGTGTAGGAGTTGACGATGTTACTATAGTAACCTATAATattgctgtgtgtctctgtgtaggaGTTGAACATGGGTCAGCGGTGTTCAGACACCAGAGGAATCACCTTTGAGGACGTCCGGATACCCAAGGAGAATGTTCTGATTGGAGAAGGAGCCGGCTTCAAGATCGCCATGGGAGCCTTCGACAAGACCAGACCGCCAGTGAGTCATGGTTTCCTAGACAACATGGCGGGctgcatttttttttgggggggggttgcaaAGTTTCCGGTAACCATCCCaaagttttccagaaatcctggctaAAGGATTACAGGGTTTCGTGCTTATTCCCTACCTGATTCCACaatatttccccccccccctaaaaaccTGTGAATTgtgggaaagttaccagaatttttcAACCCTACCTGCCATATTATGAGTTAGTGATGAGAGTTGCTCTGTGTATCCAGGTGGCAGCAGGTGCTACAGGTCTGGctcagagggctctggatgaagCGACTGGCTATGCTTTGGAGAGGAAGACCTTTGGAAAACTCATTGCTGAGGTTCATCACTTTTGTTTCATTATCCACAgttccacatagaaatacacaaagCAATATCAGTATGGGTATTAGAATGTTGCCTTTACTGAAGATTAAGAGATTTTCAGTGTCTCAACAAGAGCTCATCGAAATTGAAAGTGCTTTGTAGTCCAGGAGTATTCTTCATCTTAGAGCATTAGGGCCAGTTTCCCCAGACTAAGGTTTGACCTTTGGCCTTATACCGTTGATAATGCTACTGCAGTCTCCATTTTGAAAGTGCCTTTTTTTTGTCAGCAGTGTTCTTAGTCTGGGGAAACTGGCAACCATGTTCAGTTCATGTCCGACAGGATTCTTTATCCTACATATCAGaggccaactgacacttactcttgtgttactgatttgttgcaccctcgacaactactatgattattattatttgaccatgctggtcatttatgaacatttgaacatctaggccatgtgctgttatctccacccggcacagccagaagaggactgaccacccctcatagcctggttcctctctaggtttcttcctaggttttggcctttttagggagtttttcctagccactgtgcttctacacctgcattccttgctgtttggggttttaggctgggtttctgtacagcactttgagatatcagctgatgtaagaatggctatatacagtggggcaaaaaagtatttagtcagccaccaattgtgcaagttctcccacttaaaaagatgagagaggcctgtaatttatcataggtacacttcaactatgacagacaaaatgagaaaaaaaatccagaaaatcacattgtaggatttttaatgaatttatttgcaaattatggtggaaaataagtatttggtcaataacaaaagtttctcaatactttgttatataccctttgttggcaatgacacaggtcaaacgttttctgtaagtcttcaaggttttcacacactgttgctggtattttggcccattcctccatgcagatctcctctagagcagtgatgttttggggctgtcgctgggcaacacggacttaactccctccaaagattttctatggggttgagatctggagactggctaggccactccaggaccttgaaatgcttcttacgaagccactccttcgttgcccgggcggtgtgtttgggatcattgtcatgctgaaagacccagccacgtttcatcttcaatgcccttgctgatggaaggaggttttcactcaaaatctcacgatacatggccccattcattctttcctttacacggatcagtcgtcctggtccctttgcagaaaaacagccccaaagcatgatgtttccactcccatgcttcacagtaggtatggtgttctttggatgcaactcagcattctttgtcctccaaacacgacgagttgagtttttaccaaaaagttatattttgatttcatctgacattctcccaatcctcttctggatcatccaaatgctctctagcaaacttcagacgggcctggacatgtactggcttaagcaggggga encodes:
- the acadm gene encoding medium-chain specific acyl-CoA dehydrogenase, mitochondrial; protein product: MLFNKAVRGGVQSVLRFQSTSTAAVAATGSQNAPSTGFCFEMTDQQKEFQELARKFSREEIVPVAAAYDRSGEYPFPIIKRAWELGLMNSHIPEDCGGMGLGIFDSCLITEELAYGCTGVQTAIEANSLGQMPVIIAGNDSQKKKYLGRMTEEPLMCAYGVTEPGAGSDVAGLKTRAEKKGDEYVVNGQKMWITNGGKANWYFLLARTDADPKCPTSKAFTGFIVDADSPGILVGRKELNMGQRCSDTRGITFEDVRIPKENVLIGEGAGFKIAMGAFDKTRPPVAAGATGLAQRALDEATGYALERKTFGKLIAEHQAVSFLLAEMAMKVELARMGWQRSAWEVDNGRRNTYYASIAKAFAGDIANQVASDAVQVFGGNGFNSEYPVEKLMRDAKIYQIYEGTAQIQRLIISREHFGRFKK